The following are encoded in a window of Amycolatopsis lexingtonensis genomic DNA:
- a CDS encoding helix-turn-helix transcriptional regulator: MTTSLSAVAAVHTPVRRREARSPAVSDDETVRGLARALVRRAAELADPDSAGRRPLLDVTEMGVRCLLVPVVPAAHDLLSPREHEVARMVAQGCTNRAIARVLDISLYTVSAHMRRIFTKLGVGTRAAMVAALSGQDAPGGFDAV, translated from the coding sequence ATGACGACGAGTTTGTCGGCCGTGGCAGCCGTGCACACGCCGGTGCGGCGCCGCGAAGCCAGGAGTCCGGCGGTGAGCGACGACGAGACCGTCCGAGGCCTGGCGAGAGCGTTGGTCAGGCGGGCCGCCGAGCTGGCGGACCCGGACTCGGCCGGGCGGCGGCCGCTGCTGGACGTGACGGAGATGGGTGTCCGTTGCCTGCTCGTGCCGGTGGTGCCGGCGGCGCACGACCTGCTGAGCCCCCGGGAGCACGAGGTCGCCCGGATGGTGGCGCAGGGCTGCACGAACCGCGCGATCGCCCGGGTGCTCGACATCAGCCTGTACACGGTTTCGGCCCACATGCGGCGGATCTTCACGAAACTCGGAGTGGGCACCCGCGCGGCGATGGTGGCGGCCCTGTCGGGCCAGGACGCACCCGGCGGCTTCGACGCGGTGTGA